One segment of Thermococcus profundus DNA contains the following:
- a CDS encoding HIT family protein: MECPFCNPSEGSLLYEDELIRILLDGYPASRGHLLVVPARHVERLEELEEEEKVAMIKEIEMAMEALKRTLSPDGFNVGMNLGEAAGQTVPHLHVHVIPRWRGDCEKPRGGVRKAVLDIEDENLDRKERWERNRLGEEERVELRKALLALR; encoded by the coding sequence ATGGAATGTCCGTTCTGCAACCCGAGTGAGGGAAGCCTTCTCTATGAAGACGAGCTTATCAGGATCCTCCTAGACGGATATCCAGCCAGCAGGGGACACCTCCTAGTTGTGCCCGCGAGGCACGTTGAGAGGCTCGAAGAGCTGGAAGAGGAGGAAAAGGTGGCCATGATCAAGGAGATCGAAATGGCTATGGAAGCCCTAAAGAGGACACTATCCCCAGACGGCTTCAACGTCGGCATGAACCTCGGAGAAGCCGCAGGACAGACCGTTCCACACCTCCACGTCCACGTCATCCCGCGGTGGAGAGGGGACTGTGAGAAGCCGAGGGGAGGCGTCAGGAAGGCGGTACTCGACATAGAGGATGAGAACCTCGACAGGAAAGAGAGATGGGAGCGCAACAGGCTGGGTGAGGAAGAAAGAGTTGAACTAAGGAAAGCGCTACTTGCGCTTCGATAA
- the psmA gene encoding archaeal proteasome endopeptidase complex subunit alpha — MAFVPPQAGYDRAITVFSPDGRLFQVNYAREAVKRGATAVGVKWKDGVVLAVEKRITSRLIEPSSYEKIFQIDDHIAAAPSGIIADARVLVDRARLEAQIYRLTYGEPVPLTVLVKKICDLKQAHTQYGGVRPFGAALLMAGVNEKPELYETDPSGAYFEWKAVAIGSGRNTAMAIFEEHYSDDIDMDGAVKLAVLALAKTLEEPSAEGIEVAYITTEDKRWKKLSREDVEKYLKGILEELKEEEVEEKEEDYSELDQNY; from the coding sequence ATGGCGTTCGTACCACCGCAGGCTGGTTACGACAGGGCTATAACCGTTTTCAGCCCTGATGGCAGGCTCTTCCAGGTCAACTATGCTAGGGAAGCAGTGAAGCGCGGTGCCACCGCCGTCGGCGTTAAGTGGAAGGACGGTGTGGTTCTCGCGGTGGAAAAGAGGATAACGAGCAGGTTGATTGAACCGAGCAGCTATGAGAAGATATTCCAGATAGACGATCACATCGCGGCCGCCCCGAGCGGCATCATAGCCGATGCCAGGGTTTTAGTTGATAGGGCGAGGCTCGAGGCTCAAATCTACAGGCTCACTTATGGCGAGCCGGTCCCGCTCACCGTTCTGGTGAAGAAGATCTGCGACCTTAAACAGGCCCACACCCAGTACGGCGGTGTGAGGCCCTTCGGAGCGGCCCTGCTTATGGCCGGTGTCAACGAGAAGCCCGAGCTGTACGAGACGGATCCGAGCGGTGCCTACTTCGAGTGGAAGGCCGTCGCTATCGGAAGCGGCAGGAACACGGCTATGGCGATCTTCGAGGAGCACTACAGCGACGACATCGACATGGATGGGGCCGTAAAGCTGGCTGTACTCGCTCTAGCCAAAACCCTCGAGGAGCCGAGCGCGGAGGGAATAGAGGTTGCCTACATAACCACAGAAGACAAGCGCTGGAAGAAGCTCTCCAGGGAAGACGTTGAAAAGTACCTCAAGGGAATCCTTGAGGAGCTCAAAGAGGAAGAGGTCGAGGAGAAGGAAGAGGACTACTCCGAACTCGACCAGAACTACTGA
- a CDS encoding ribosome assembly factor SBDS, with protein sequence MPISVDKAVIARLKTHGETFEILVDPYLARDFKEGKEVPMEEILATPYVFKDAHKGDKASEHEMEKIFGTSDPYEVAKVILKKGEVQLTAEQRRQMIEEKRRYIATVIHRHAVDPRTGYPHPVDRILRAMEEAGVHVDLFKDAEAQVPGVIKAIRPILPLKLEMKVVAVKIPSDYVGKAYGEVRKFGSIKREEWASDGSWMFLIEIPGGVEEEFYEKLNALTKGTAVTKLIERKGI encoded by the coding sequence ATGCCCATAAGCGTTGATAAAGCCGTCATCGCCCGTCTGAAGACGCACGGCGAGACCTTTGAGATACTGGTGGACCCCTACTTAGCTAGGGACTTCAAGGAGGGCAAGGAGGTTCCCATGGAAGAAATCCTCGCCACCCCTTACGTTTTCAAGGACGCCCACAAGGGGGACAAGGCGAGCGAGCACGAGATGGAGAAGATATTCGGAACGAGCGACCCCTACGAGGTCGCCAAGGTTATCCTCAAGAAGGGGGAGGTTCAGCTCACAGCGGAGCAGAGAAGGCAGATGATCGAGGAGAAGAGGCGCTACATAGCGACGGTGATACACAGGCACGCCGTTGACCCGAGGACTGGCTATCCTCACCCCGTCGACAGGATCCTCCGCGCCATGGAAGAGGCAGGAGTTCACGTCGATCTCTTCAAGGATGCAGAGGCGCAGGTTCCGGGAGTTATCAAGGCCATAAGGCCCATCCTTCCGCTGAAGCTTGAGATGAAGGTGGTGGCCGTTAAGATACCGAGCGACTACGTGGGTAAAGCCTACGGGGAAGTCAGGAAGTTCGGCAGCATAAAGCGGGAGGAATGGGCGAGCGACGGCTCCTGGATGTTCCTGATTGAGATTCCTGGAGGGGTCGAGGAGGAGTTTTATGAGAAGTTGAACGCCCTCACGAAGGGCACCGCCGTAACTAAACTGATAGAGAGGAAGGGAATATGA
- the rrp4 gene encoding exosome complex RNA-binding protein Rrp4 — MRRVFVKPRELVVPGTLLAQGPFKSGRGTFREGNRIYSTVVGLVEVRGDLIRVIPLEGPYMPEVGDNVLGKIIDVKFSAWSVDIGAPYQASLRVQDAVEERIDLMKTDLRKIFDIGDIIYARIKAYNEVNQIDLTTKGMPFRGGPLRGGRLVTITPSKVPRVIGKGGSMINTIKKLTRTRIIVGQNGWVWVSGKNEELENLAVEAILKVNRESHTQGLTDRVKEFLLSRLQDLKERGVIDEIPQLDEDNEGEGQ; from the coding sequence ATGAGGAGAGTTTTTGTAAAACCCCGGGAGTTAGTGGTTCCAGGGACGCTACTGGCGCAGGGCCCCTTCAAAAGCGGAAGGGGAACATTTAGAGAAGGCAACAGGATCTACTCAACGGTAGTTGGTCTCGTTGAGGTCAGGGGAGATCTCATAAGGGTAATACCCCTTGAGGGTCCCTACATGCCTGAAGTTGGGGACAACGTTCTGGGCAAGATAATCGACGTTAAGTTCTCGGCTTGGTCAGTGGACATAGGAGCCCCCTACCAGGCCAGCCTCCGTGTTCAAGATGCGGTTGAGGAAAGGATCGATCTCATGAAGACCGATTTGAGGAAGATCTTTGACATAGGGGACATAATCTACGCCCGGATTAAGGCTTACAACGAAGTGAACCAGATAGACCTGACCACAAAAGGAATGCCGTTCAGGGGAGGTCCCCTCAGAGGAGGGAGGCTCGTCACCATAACGCCCTCAAAGGTTCCGAGGGTTATAGGAAAGGGCGGCTCAATGATAAACACGATAAAGAAGCTCACTAGAACGCGCATAATAGTCGGTCAGAACGGCTGGGTCTGGGTCAGCGGAAAGAACGAGGAACTGGAGAACCTCGCCGTTGAGGCCATACTCAAGGTGAACAGGGAAAGCCACACGCAGGGCCTCACCGACAGGGTTAAGGAGTTCCTCCTTTCTAGACTCCAGGACCTCAAAGAGCGGGGAGTGATCGATGAGATTCCCCAGCTGGATGAGGATAACGAAGGTGAAGGACAATGA
- the rrp41 gene encoding exosome complex exonuclease Rrp41, translated as MMGRPEGLKLIDENGRRVDGRKKYELRPLKMEVGVLKNADGSAYVEWGKNKILAAVYGPREIHPKHLQRPDMAVLRVRYNMAPFSVEERKKPGPDRRSVEISKVIKGALEPALILEMFPRTVIDVFIEVLQADAGTRVAGITAASLALADAGVPMRDLVAACAAGKIDGEIVLDLNKDEDNYGEADVPVAIMPLKNDITLLQMDGYLTKEEFMEAVRLAIKGAKAVYQKQREALKEKYLRIAQEVAGNE; from the coding sequence ATGATGGGTAGGCCTGAGGGTTTGAAGCTCATCGATGAGAACGGGAGAAGGGTTGACGGGAGAAAGAAGTACGAACTCAGACCCCTCAAGATGGAGGTGGGGGTTCTCAAGAACGCCGACGGTTCGGCCTACGTTGAGTGGGGGAAGAACAAGATACTGGCTGCCGTCTACGGCCCGAGGGAGATACATCCCAAGCACCTCCAGAGGCCGGACATGGCCGTCCTTAGGGTCAGGTACAACATGGCCCCCTTCAGCGTTGAGGAGAGGAAGAAGCCGGGTCCGGACAGAAGGAGCGTCGAGATAAGCAAGGTCATAAAGGGTGCCCTTGAGCCCGCGCTGATCCTTGAGATGTTCCCGAGAACCGTTATTGACGTATTCATCGAGGTTCTCCAGGCCGATGCAGGAACAAGGGTTGCCGGAATAACCGCCGCTTCCCTGGCTTTAGCTGATGCGGGCGTTCCGATGAGGGATCTTGTGGCAGCATGCGCAGCCGGGAAGATCGATGGGGAGATAGTCCTTGACCTCAACAAGGACGAGGACAACTACGGCGAGGCGGACGTTCCTGTTGCGATAATGCCGCTCAAGAACGACATAACCCTCCTTCAGATGGACGGCTATCTCACCAAAGAGGAGTTCATGGAGGCGGTGAGGCTGGCCATCAAGGGCGCCAAGGCGGTCTACCAGAAGCAGAGGGAAGCGCTGAAGGAGAAGTACCTCAGGATAGCCCAGGAGGTGGCCGGGAATGAGTGA
- the rrp42 gene encoding exosome complex protein Rrp42: MSDVEIMAGIIRDRIVSLLKEGKRIDGRGFEDYRDIEIKTGIIEKAEGSAWVRLGDTRVLVGIKIDVGEPFPDLPDKGVMTTNVELVPLASPTFEPGPPDERAIELARVVDRGIRESGAVELEKLVIVPGKLVRVVFIDVHVLDHDGNLFDATGLAAMAALLTTRVPKVEYNEETGELVKLDEYEPLPVRHIPLPVTFAKIGSSIIVDPNLDEETVMDSRITVTTDETGHISAVQKGEGGSFKLEEVMYAVDTAIKKAEELRKILLEAVGSS, encoded by the coding sequence ATGAGTGATGTGGAGATAATGGCGGGCATAATCCGGGACAGGATAGTCAGCCTCCTCAAAGAAGGGAAGAGGATAGACGGCAGGGGTTTCGAGGATTACAGGGACATCGAGATTAAGACCGGCATCATAGAAAAGGCGGAAGGTTCTGCGTGGGTCAGGCTCGGCGATACCAGGGTTCTCGTCGGAATAAAAATCGACGTCGGAGAGCCTTTCCCGGATCTTCCGGACAAGGGTGTAATGACTACCAATGTTGAACTCGTCCCGCTCGCTTCGCCAACGTTTGAACCGGGACCTCCCGATGAGAGGGCCATTGAGCTCGCCCGCGTCGTTGACAGGGGTATAAGGGAGAGCGGGGCGGTGGAGCTTGAGAAGCTCGTAATAGTCCCGGGCAAACTCGTCAGGGTGGTTTTCATCGACGTCCACGTCCTTGACCACGACGGAAACCTCTTCGATGCAACTGGCCTCGCCGCCATGGCTGCTCTCCTGACCACAAGGGTGCCCAAGGTTGAGTACAACGAGGAGACTGGCGAGCTTGTTAAGCTGGATGAGTACGAACCACTGCCCGTGAGGCACATACCATTACCAGTCACCTTCGCCAAGATAGGCTCCAGCATAATAGTCGATCCCAACCTGGACGAAGAAACCGTCATGGACAGCAGGATAACCGTTACCACAGACGAGACTGGACATATTTCAGCGGTTCAGAAGGGTGAAGGTGGCTCTTTCAAGCTTGAGGAGGTTATGTACGCCGTTGATACGGCTATAAAGAAGGCTGAGGAGCTCAGAAAGATTCTCCTTGAGGCGGTCGGTTCATCCTGA
- a CDS encoding cell division protein SepF, whose protein sequence is MGLFDGIIKKGEKEKPKKKPPAVKEAVSGKEEKPLPKDVEVIPLEEDVLAREIVKPQIRYIRKIIVTSYSDLERISEELQNGNLVLVDLSPLEIKPDILEKVVEQIKGMTSALGGQVAKVCKSEIRLLLTPEDIKLAK, encoded by the coding sequence ATGGGATTGTTCGATGGAATTATCAAGAAAGGCGAAAAGGAAAAGCCGAAGAAAAAACCTCCCGCGGTTAAAGAGGCAGTTTCGGGTAAGGAAGAGAAGCCACTGCCAAAGGACGTTGAGGTAATACCGCTCGAGGAGGACGTTCTTGCGAGGGAGATCGTAAAGCCTCAGATCAGGTACATACGGAAGATAATAGTCACCAGCTACTCCGACCTTGAGAGGATCTCAGAGGAGCTCCAGAACGGGAACCTCGTCCTCGTTGACCTGAGCCCCCTTGAGATAAAGCCCGACATCCTTGAGAAAGTCGTCGAGCAGATCAAGGGTATGACCTCGGCCCTCGGCGGCCAGGTTGCCAAGGTCTGCAAGTCCGAGATAAGGCTCCTCCTCACTCCGGAGGACATAAAGCTCGCCAAGTGA
- a CDS encoding ZPR1 zinc finger domain-containing protein, whose protein sequence is MAEKREKEPTPDDVQVISLGDCPICGGKGTLKAIQYVHEIPYFGKVMESTIICEKCGYRNADVMILEDRPPKLYTVKVEEEKDLFTRMVRSKSGTIELDEIGVKIEPGPAAEGFITNVEGVLERVRETLLMAKEFKRQEGDEEAVKRADEILEYIKEVKEGKKPLTVRIMDPLGNSALVGEKVKSRLLTQEEIDSLSLGPYVKVEPEDSSGGKDQGRSSGEGVRDRELPSS, encoded by the coding sequence ATGGCTGAGAAGCGCGAGAAAGAGCCCACTCCCGATGACGTTCAGGTCATCTCCCTCGGCGACTGCCCGATATGCGGTGGGAAGGGCACGCTCAAGGCCATCCAGTACGTCCATGAGATTCCCTACTTCGGAAAGGTCATGGAGAGCACGATAATCTGCGAGAAATGCGGCTACCGCAATGCCGACGTCATGATCCTGGAGGACAGACCTCCGAAGCTCTACACCGTAAAGGTTGAGGAGGAGAAGGACCTCTTCACGAGGATGGTCAGGAGCAAGAGCGGGACGATAGAGCTTGACGAGATCGGCGTCAAGATCGAACCGGGTCCTGCAGCCGAGGGCTTCATCACGAACGTCGAGGGTGTTCTGGAGCGCGTTAGGGAGACCCTGCTGATGGCCAAGGAGTTCAAGCGGCAGGAGGGCGACGAAGAGGCGGTGAAGAGGGCGGATGAGATCCTCGAGTACATCAAAGAAGTCAAGGAGGGCAAGAAGCCCCTAACCGTCAGGATAATGGACCCCCTCGGCAACAGCGCCCTGGTGGGCGAGAAGGTCAAGAGCAGGCTCCTAACGCAGGAGGAGATAGACTCCCTCAGCCTCGGTCCGTACGTTAAGGTTGAACCTGAGGATTCCAGTGGCGGGAAGGATCAGGGGAGGAGCTCCGGGGAGGGGGTTAGAGATAGAGAGCTTCCCTCGTCATGA
- a CDS encoding ASCH domain-containing protein, producing MEHVIALHQVYAELIFRGLKTVELRKRRAFNEGDLVFLYVARGNPYELRDTLRRLGLHEEQTLTKRGTIAGGFEVGEVIKADLDTLWEMTKETSGLALVHGENGKKWLGEYIKDFGYAFTIERPFLFKEPMSREEMKERYGVHVEGVIHLSRRTRKEWVKNLIEDLMTREALYL from the coding sequence ATGGAGCACGTCATAGCCCTCCACCAGGTCTACGCGGAGCTGATATTCAGGGGATTGAAGACGGTGGAGCTGAGGAAGAGAAGGGCCTTCAACGAGGGTGATCTCGTTTTCCTCTACGTGGCAAGGGGAAACCCCTACGAGTTGAGGGACACACTCAGGAGGCTCGGCCTCCACGAGGAGCAGACGCTTACAAAAAGGGGAACGATAGCGGGAGGCTTCGAGGTAGGGGAGGTCATCAAGGCCGACCTCGATACCCTGTGGGAGATGACCAAAGAAACAAGCGGGTTAGCTCTCGTCCACGGCGAGAACGGAAAGAAATGGCTTGGGGAGTACATAAAGGACTTCGGATACGCCTTCACGATAGAGAGGCCCTTCCTGTTCAAAGAACCGATGAGCAGGGAGGAAATGAAGGAGCGATACGGTGTTCACGTCGAGGGCGTCATACACCTCTCAAGGAGAACGAGGAAGGAGTGGGTGAAAAATCTGATTGAAGACCTCATGACGAGGGAAGCTCTCTATCTCTAA
- a CDS encoding homoserine dehydrogenase — translation MEVKLSLFGFGNVGRAIARVLLEKKALFRERYGLEFKVVSVADRSGVVWLPEGIDLREALLIKETLGKLSSWTNDYEVYDFTPEKAVREIEADIAVDVTNDKEAWKWQLAALKDGKAVVTSNKPPLAFHYSELTKEAEKRSRPYLFEATVMAGTPIIGILRESLLGDTVQRIEAVLNATTTFILSRMEVGVEFEDALRQAQRLGIAERDPSGDVLGTDVGYKATILHCVAFGPVTFNEAKVRGIAEVTAGEVQRARKKGKTIRLVATVERGKITVEPKEVPLDSPLAVESHENAAVVWTDLLGELVIRGAGAGLKETASGVVSDIIKASMMLED, via the coding sequence TTGGAGGTAAAGCTTTCCCTCTTCGGTTTTGGAAACGTTGGAAGGGCCATCGCGAGGGTTCTCCTTGAAAAGAAAGCCCTCTTCCGCGAGAGGTACGGACTGGAGTTTAAGGTAGTCAGCGTGGCGGACAGAAGCGGAGTGGTCTGGCTTCCTGAGGGGATAGACCTGAGGGAGGCTCTCCTGATAAAGGAGACCCTCGGAAAGCTCTCATCCTGGACCAACGACTATGAGGTCTACGACTTCACGCCGGAGAAGGCCGTCCGGGAAATAGAAGCGGATATCGCCGTCGACGTCACTAACGACAAGGAGGCCTGGAAGTGGCAGCTTGCGGCACTCAAGGACGGAAAGGCCGTCGTCACAAGCAACAAGCCGCCCCTCGCGTTTCACTATTCCGAGCTAACAAAGGAGGCAGAGAAGAGGAGCCGTCCCTACCTCTTCGAGGCGACAGTCATGGCGGGAACGCCGATAATAGGCATCCTGCGCGAGAGCCTGCTCGGAGATACGGTTCAGAGGATAGAGGCCGTTCTCAACGCAACAACAACGTTTATCCTGAGCAGGATGGAGGTGGGAGTTGAGTTCGAGGATGCCCTGAGACAGGCTCAAAGACTTGGAATAGCAGAGAGGGATCCAAGCGGCGACGTTTTGGGAACAGACGTAGGCTACAAGGCGACGATACTACACTGCGTCGCCTTTGGGCCAGTAACGTTTAACGAGGCAAAGGTCAGGGGCATAGCGGAGGTAACTGCAGGGGAGGTACAGAGAGCCAGAAAGAAGGGGAAAACGATAAGACTCGTCGCGACGGTCGAGAGGGGGAAGATAACCGTCGAGCCCAAGGAGGTTCCCCTTGACAGTCCGCTGGCAGTTGAAAGCCACGAAAACGCCGCAGTGGTATGGACCGACCTCCTTGGGGAGCTGGTTATAAGAGGGGCCGGAGCGGGGCTTAAGGAGACCGCCAGCGGTGTCGTGAGCGACATCATAAAGGCCTCGATGATGCTAGAGGACTGA
- a CDS encoding CBS domain-containing protein, producing the protein MRVKTIMTKDPVVIELPATRSYALELFKKHKVRAFPVVNKKTGQLAGIISIKRVLLHPDEDQLAMLIRREVPVVKPDDDLKKAVRKMLDMDYRRVVVVDDDGKVVGILTVGDIVRRYLAKNEKLKDVTIERYYQKNVGVVWRGTPLKAALKALLLCNAMAIPVIDDDGNLVGMVDETDILKDSEVVRVMKQTSLAALSEEEWMLESNPTLLFEKAELQLPMKPVEDIMNRELIVATPHMSVYDVAQKMVQYHIEQLPVIRGEGELVGIVRDMDIIKVILNK; encoded by the coding sequence ATGAGGGTAAAGACGATAATGACGAAGGATCCAGTGGTTATCGAACTTCCGGCAACCAGGAGCTACGCCCTTGAACTCTTCAAAAAGCACAAGGTCAGGGCGTTTCCGGTTGTTAACAAAAAGACCGGTCAGCTCGCAGGGATAATAAGCATCAAGCGTGTTCTCCTCCATCCAGATGAGGATCAGCTCGCGATGCTCATAAGGCGTGAGGTGCCAGTCGTAAAGCCGGACGACGACCTTAAGAAGGCAGTTAGGAAGATGCTCGATATGGACTACCGCAGGGTGGTAGTCGTTGATGATGACGGAAAGGTCGTTGGTATCCTCACCGTCGGCGATATAGTGAGGCGCTATCTGGCAAAGAACGAGAAGCTGAAGGACGTGACGATAGAGAGATACTACCAGAAGAACGTAGGCGTCGTGTGGCGCGGAACACCGCTCAAGGCTGCACTCAAGGCGCTCCTGCTCTGCAATGCCATGGCCATACCCGTCATCGACGACGACGGCAACCTCGTTGGCATGGTGGACGAAACGGACATCCTCAAGGACAGCGAGGTCGTCAGAGTTATGAAGCAGACATCCCTGGCCGCTTTAAGCGAGGAGGAGTGGATGCTCGAGAGCAACCCAACACTGCTGTTTGAGAAGGCCGAGCTCCAGCTCCCAATGAAGCCGGTCGAGGATATAATGAACCGCGAGCTCATTGTTGCAACACCCCACATGAGCGTCTACGACGTGGCTCAAAAGATGGTTCAGTATCACATCGAACAGCTGCCCGTCATCAGGGGCGAGGGAGAACTCGTCGGCATCGTCAGAGACATGGACATAATAAAGGTCATCCTCAATAAGTGA
- a CDS encoding sodium ion-translocating decarboxylase subunit beta: MATFLDFINTLGLLHLTVGNVIMIIVGLTLVYLAIRYEMEPLLLLPIGITAVLVNLPLSGIANWPVAVNLPENVSESIFKTISYMSDHYGAPGLFDLIYYLLVKTEVVPLLIFFGLGAMTDFGPMIADPKTALMGAAAQIGVFIAMLTALALGFNLNQSASIGIIGGADGPTTIYLTTKLAPEILAATAVAAYSYMSLVPLIQPPIIKALTTPEERRIRMEQLRPVSKREKILFPIITMIVIGLLVPSAAPLIGMLMIGNLFRESGVVERLSKAAQEELMNIVTIFLGLGVGSTMRAESFLTTQTLEILGLGVIAFASATAGGVLFGKFMMKMSGGKINPMVGAAGVSAVPMAARVVQRIASEEDPGNFILMHAMGPNVAGVIGTAVVAGVFLALLG, encoded by the coding sequence ATGGCAACGTTCCTAGACTTCATCAACACCCTCGGCCTCCTTCATCTCACGGTAGGGAACGTCATCATGATAATAGTGGGCCTGACACTGGTTTATCTAGCCATCAGGTACGAGATGGAGCCGCTCCTGCTCCTCCCAATAGGCATAACCGCAGTGCTGGTCAATCTGCCTCTGAGCGGCATAGCCAACTGGCCCGTTGCCGTGAACCTGCCAGAGAACGTCAGCGAGAGCATCTTCAAGACCATATCCTACATGAGTGATCACTACGGCGCTCCTGGTCTGTTCGACCTCATCTACTACCTCCTAGTGAAGACGGAGGTTGTTCCGCTCCTCATATTCTTCGGCCTCGGGGCAATGACCGACTTCGGGCCGATGATAGCGGATCCAAAGACGGCGCTGATGGGCGCGGCAGCACAGATAGGTGTGTTCATAGCGATGCTCACAGCCTTAGCTCTCGGCTTCAACCTCAACCAGTCGGCGAGCATAGGAATCATCGGAGGAGCCGACGGTCCAACTACGATATACCTCACAACGAAGCTTGCCCCTGAGATACTGGCGGCAACTGCCGTGGCTGCCTACTCATACATGAGCCTCGTCCCGCTCATTCAGCCACCCATCATAAAGGCGCTAACGACTCCGGAAGAAAGGAGAATCCGCATGGAGCAGCTCAGGCCGGTATCCAAGAGGGAGAAGATACTCTTCCCAATAATCACCATGATAGTCATAGGCCTCCTCGTCCCGAGCGCCGCACCGCTGATAGGCATGCTCATGATAGGCAACCTCTTCAGGGAGAGCGGCGTCGTCGAGCGCTTGAGTAAAGCCGCCCAGGAGGAGCTGATGAACATCGTCACGATCTTCCTCGGCCTCGGCGTCGGCTCAACTATGAGGGCGGAGAGCTTCCTCACAACCCAGACCCTTGAGATACTCGGCCTCGGTGTCATCGCCTTCGCAAGCGCGACGGCCGGTGGAGTCCTCTTCGGAAAGTTCATGATGAAGATGAGCGGCGGAAAGATCAACCCGATGGTCGGCGCGGCAGGTGTTTCAGCGGTGCCCATGGCGGCAAGGGTCGTCCAGAGGATAGCCAGCGAAGAGGATCCAGGGAACTTCATCCTCATGCACGCCATGGGACCAAACGTTGCAGGAGTTATTGGAACCGCCGTTGTAGCTGGAGTCTTCCTGGCCCTGCTCGGCTGA
- a CDS encoding acetyl-CoA carboxylase biotin carboxyl carrier protein subunit yields MAKVKVIVDGVEYEVEVEELPGGKFKVSFEDKEYTVEAQGLGIDVSTLSAPTGTTTVSATATPAPVVPSSAPVPAAPAAPAAPSPAPAATGEGVVTAPMPGKILRILVKEGEQVKTGQGLLILEAMKMENEIPAPKDGTIKKILVKEGDTVNTGDPLIEIG; encoded by the coding sequence ATGGCCAAGGTCAAGGTCATCGTTGATGGTGTTGAGTACGAGGTTGAGGTTGAGGAACTCCCCGGAGGAAAATTCAAGGTGAGCTTTGAGGACAAGGAATACACCGTCGAAGCCCAGGGATTGGGAATAGACGTGAGCACCCTCAGCGCCCCCACAGGCACTACAACCGTTTCAGCTACAGCTACCCCTGCTCCTGTTGTTCCTTCGTCTGCTCCGGTTCCCGCTGCTCCAGCAGCCCCAGCAGCACCCTCACCAGCTCCAGCCGCCACTGGCGAAGGAGTCGTCACAGCCCCAATGCCCGGAAAAATCCTCAGAATACTAGTCAAAGAAGGAGAACAAGTCAAGACCGGCCAAGGACTACTCATTCTCGAAGCAATGAAAATGGAAAACGAAATCCCAGCACCAAAAGACGGCACAATAAAGAAAATCCTAGTAAAAGAAGGCGACACCGTAAACACCGGCGACCCACTAATAGAAATCGGGTGA
- a CDS encoding OadG family protein, which produces MAQLVEGGWITVIGVTVVFAILGILALILYFVGWLERRLVEKEKPTPLPTPTPTPAAKIEERKPTIPPRDLAVITAAVLAYTAEKVSQLRPLPFRRKVSDAWRLYGVQSQMEEVEDFNYEMGKW; this is translated from the coding sequence ATGGCCCAGCTCGTCGAAGGCGGGTGGATAACTGTAATCGGTGTCACGGTCGTCTTCGCAATACTCGGAATCCTAGCCCTGATCCTCTACTTCGTCGGCTGGCTCGAGAGAAGGCTGGTGGAGAAGGAGAAACCAACTCCCCTCCCCACACCGACCCCAACTCCAGCCGCTAAGATCGAGGAGAGGAAGCCGACGATACCGCCGAGGGATCTGGCAGTTATAACAGCGGCAGTGCTTGCTTACACCGCGGAGAAGGTGAGCCAGCTCAGACCCCTGCCCTTCAGGAGGAAGGTTTCAGACGCCTGGCGCCTCTACGGCGTCCAGAGCCAGATGGAAGAAGTTGAAGATTTCAACTACGAGATGGGGAAGTGGTGA